The sequence GGCAGGAGTACTCGGTCGAGGTCGAGGACTACGCCACCGTGCTCGACGCGCTCATCAAGGTGCGCGAGGAGGTTGACGAGTCCCTCGCCCTGCGCTGCTCTTGCCGAAGCCACATCTGCGGGTCGTGCGCCATGCGCATCAACCATAAGGGCGGCCTCGCCTGCAAGACCAAGCTGGCGGAAGTGGCCGAGGACGGCGGTGAGGTGGTTGTGGAGCCAGCCGGCAACCTGCCGGTCATCAAGGATCTCGTCGTGGATCTCGTCCCGTTCTTCGACAAGGTCCGCGCCGTCGACCCGTACCTGCAACCGGCCGGGCCGCCGCCGGAACGGGAGTACATCGCGTCCAACGAGGACATGGAGAACGTCAAGGGCGCCATGGCCTGCATCATGTGCGGCGCCTGCGTGTCCGACTGCACCGTGCTGGAGGTTGACAAGGACTTCCTCGGCCCGGCGGCGCTGGCCAAAGCGTGGCGCTTCGTCGCGGACCCGCGCGACGCCGCGGACGAACAGCGGTTGGGCGCGCTCTCGGAGCGGAACGGCATCTGGGACTGCACGCACTGCTTCATGTGCGTCGAGGTCTGCCCCAAGGACGTCAAGCCGATGGAGCGCATCCTCGACCTTCGCCGCCGCGCCATGGAGGCCGGCTTCAAGA comes from Clostridia bacterium and encodes:
- the sdhB gene encoding succinate dehydrogenase iron-sulfur subunit yields the protein MKVTLRVKRYDPERDRSPRWQEYSVEVEDYATVLDALIKVREEVDESLALRCSCRSHICGSCAMRINHKGGLACKTKLAEVAEDGGEVVVEPAGNLPVIKDLVVDLVPFFDKVRAVDPYLQPAGPPPEREYIASNEDMENVKGAMACIMCGACVSDCTVLEVDKDFLGPAALAKAWRFVADPRDAADEQRLGALSERNGIWDCTHCFMCVEVCPKDVKPMERILDLRRRAMEAGFKNNNGSRHSDAFVETIRESGRLDETKVAIKSTSGIGELLSWSGVGLRSFLHGKVPLSNKPIPGAEHVRKIFDKLETKAGEAK